In Neisseria animalis, a single window of DNA contains:
- a CDS encoding HIT family protein, which translates to MNCPICRAENEDILLQTPKLRVIAVHNEAGAPAFCRVIWQQHVAEMTDLSAEDRAEIMEAVYRVEAAMRQVLKPAKINLASLGNVVPHLHWHVIARFENDANFPAPIWAAAERAHGMSLPQDWVAQVRALL; encoded by the coding sequence ATGAATTGTCCTATCTGCCGCGCCGAAAACGAAGATATTCTGCTGCAAACGCCGAAGTTGCGCGTGATTGCCGTGCACAACGAAGCAGGCGCGCCCGCATTCTGTCGGGTAATTTGGCAGCAGCACGTTGCGGAAATGACCGACCTTTCCGCAGAAGATCGGGCGGAAATCATGGAAGCGGTTTACCGCGTTGAAGCGGCCATGCGCCAAGTGTTGAAACCTGCCAAAATCAATTTGGCGAGCTTGGGCAATGTTGTGCCGCATTTGCATTGGCACGTTATCGCGCGTTTTGAAAACGATGCCAACTTTCCCGCGCCGATTTGGGCGGCGGCAGAGCGCGCGCACGGTATGTCGCTGCCGCAGGATTGGGTGGCTCAAGTACGGGCATTGCTGTAA
- a CDS encoding electron transfer flavoprotein-ubiquinone oxidoreductase, producing the protein MTENIERDSMQYDVVIVGAGPSGLSAAVRLKQLAEQAGRELSVCVVEKGSEAGAHTLSGAVIDPTALNELFPDWRERGAPLKRSVTEDKVLFLTETKAFPLPVTPNFNNSGNYIISAGELVRWLAEQAESLGVEIYPGFAAAEILYHEDGSVKGIATGNMGIGKDGAATDNFQPGMELWAQQTIFAEGCRGSLSKQLIERFALDKDSQPQTYGLGIKEVWEVPSANCRPGLVMHTAGWPLDRKTYGGSFIYHLDDNKIAVGFVVGLDYQNPYLSPFEEFQRFKTHPAVCEMFKGGRRIAYGARALVEGGLQSLPKLTFRGGMLVGDAAGFLNMPRIKGLHTAMKSGMLAAEAVLPLLDNLEESECLSGKEAVQYQHLFEQSWAYEELYAARNVRPSFKWGVYAGSLYTGIDQVLFKGKAPWTLKHHGKDHESLQKAADCTPIVYPKPDGVLTFDRLSSVFLANTAHEENQPDHLTLKNPQVMMDINHKQYASPETRYCPAGVYEIVEEGGAPKLQINTANCVHCKTCDIKDPTQNIVWICPEGASGPNYGAM; encoded by the coding sequence ATGACAGAAAACATCGAGCGCGACAGTATGCAGTATGACGTTGTAATTGTCGGCGCAGGCCCTTCGGGTTTGTCGGCTGCCGTCAGGCTGAAACAGCTTGCCGAACAAGCGGGTAGGGAGCTTAGCGTTTGCGTGGTGGAAAAAGGTTCGGAAGCGGGGGCGCATACCCTCTCGGGTGCGGTGATTGATCCGACTGCTCTAAACGAACTCTTTCCGGATTGGCGGGAACGCGGTGCGCCGCTGAAACGCAGCGTTACCGAAGACAAAGTGCTGTTTCTTACCGAAACCAAAGCGTTTCCGCTGCCGGTAACGCCGAATTTCAATAACAGCGGCAATTATATTATCAGCGCAGGGGAGTTGGTCCGCTGGCTGGCGGAGCAGGCGGAAAGTCTCGGCGTGGAAATTTACCCGGGCTTCGCCGCCGCGGAAATTCTGTATCATGAAGACGGTTCGGTAAAAGGTATCGCAACCGGCAATATGGGTATCGGCAAAGACGGCGCGGCCACCGATAATTTCCAGCCCGGCATGGAATTATGGGCGCAGCAAACCATTTTTGCCGAAGGTTGCCGGGGTTCGTTGAGCAAGCAGCTAATCGAGCGTTTTGCGTTGGATAAAGACAGCCAGCCGCAAACATATGGCTTGGGCATTAAAGAAGTATGGGAAGTGCCGTCTGCAAACTGCCGCCCGGGTTTGGTGATGCACACCGCAGGCTGGCCGTTGGACCGTAAAACTTACGGCGGATCGTTTATTTATCATTTGGACGACAACAAAATCGCCGTGGGTTTTGTGGTCGGGCTGGACTACCAAAATCCTTATCTTTCTCCGTTTGAAGAGTTTCAGCGTTTCAAAACCCACCCTGCCGTCTGCGAAATGTTCAAAGGCGGCCGCCGTATTGCCTACGGTGCGCGCGCATTGGTGGAAGGCGGTTTGCAAAGCCTGCCCAAGCTGACATTCCGAGGCGGCATGCTGGTTGGCGATGCGGCGGGTTTTCTGAATATGCCGCGCATTAAAGGGCTGCATACGGCCATGAAGTCGGGTATGCTGGCCGCCGAAGCTGTTTTGCCGTTGCTGGATAATTTGGAAGAAAGCGAATGTTTGAGCGGTAAGGAGGCGGTGCAATACCAACACCTGTTTGAGCAAAGCTGGGCGTATGAAGAGCTGTATGCCGCACGCAATGTGCGCCCCTCGTTTAAATGGGGCGTGTACGCAGGATCGCTTTATACCGGCATCGACCAAGTATTGTTTAAAGGCAAAGCGCCGTGGACGTTGAAGCACCACGGCAAAGACCACGAATCTTTGCAAAAAGCGGCCGACTGCACGCCCATCGTTTATCCGAAACCGGACGGTGTGTTGACCTTCGACCGCTTGAGCAGCGTGTTTCTTGCCAACACCGCCCACGAAGAAAACCAGCCCGACCATCTGACCCTGAAAAATCCGCAGGTGATGATGGACATCAACCATAAACAATATGCTTCTCCGGAAACGCGCTATTGTCCGGCAGGCGTGTACGAAATCGTAGAAGAGGGCGGCGCGCCGAAATTGCAGATTAACACTGCCAACTGCGTACACTGCAAAACCTGCGACATCAAAGACCCGACCCAAAACATCGTGTGGATATGCCCCGAAGGAGCGAGCGGCCCGAATTACGGCGCAATGTAA